Sequence from the Pseudochaenichthys georgianus unplaced genomic scaffold, fPseGeo1.2 scaffold_730_arrow_ctg1, whole genome shotgun sequence genome:
TGAGAGGTGGGTGCAGTTTAGGGTGGAGCAGCAGGTAGTCCTTCCTCCAGCAGAAGCAGGTGGAGCAGCAGGTAGTCCTTCCTCCAGCAGAAGCAGGTGGAGCAGCAGGTAGTCCTTCCTCCAGCAGAAGCAGGTGGAGCAGCAGGTAGTCCTTCCTCCAGCAGGTAGAAGCCGGTGTCCTCACTGCTGCTGGGCGTCCAGCTCTCTCTGCCGGCAGCCGACTGCAGTGATGAGAGCGGCTCCCTTCCCGCTGCCGTCCTCCGACAGCAGGAAGTTGACGTCACATTTCGGGGCGAGATCCTTCACCGTCTGATGGAAAATCCGTGAGAagctgagaggaggagagagacaggaagctGAGGTTAGGAGGGAGGGCGCTGCTGAAGGGGAAGACATTAGAGATGGATTCCAGTACAATCAGAACACTTTGCTTTCGCTCTGTTTTAGAATGAAATCtatgaaaaaaatgtaatgaaaatgtatgtatttataaACTTAGGAAGTGAAAGCAAGAATGTGCAATACAATAACGATATTAATATAAACATACGAGGTTTAAGTACATTTTCAATAAAAGAGAAATGAATAAATgtttataaaatatttatatagGTAACATGTAAAATGTCAAAAAAGTAAAATAGGATTAAAATATTTCTATAAATCAGAAGTGAAAATAAACTGTTAAAGAATAAAGAATATTTAGAAATTAGAGATGGTTTTTGAGTACAGAATCTACtctactctgtgtgtgtgtgtgtgtgtgtgtgtgtgtgtgtgtgtgtgtgtgtgtgtgtgtgtgtgtgtgtgtgtgtgtgtgtgtgtgtgtgtgtgtgtgtgtgtgtgtgtgtgtgtgtgtgtgtgtgtgtgtgtgtgtgtgtgtgtgtgtgtgtgtgtgtacttataTACATAGAAAGTTCAATAAAAGAGAAattaataaatgtttacatacatgacatattaatatttatttaaaccacaattaaagtaaaatgtaaaaaaaagtaaaataaaataggattaaaatatgtatataaacaTAAGAAGTTAAAATAGAAAGTTAGAAaagataaaatacaataaagaatatttataaaaacattGGAAGTTTAGCAAAAATGTGTATCTTTCTTGTGAATGCCTTTGAGATCCGAGAGGCTACCTTTGTGTCGACTAACATGTTAAAATGTCATAGATAAATAATTGATACGAGAAAGAAAGACACTACAACCTTTTTAAAAAGCCTGAAATTCAATATGCGGTATTTTTATAATGAAcgaccccctcccccccccccccattgtgTCCCTCTCCTTACTGAGGGTGCAGCTTGTAGAGCGTGCCGTCCACTCCCACCGTGATGTCGAGGTGCTCGAGGCTTCTGTTCTCACGGATCTTGTCGACCACGGCCGCCATCCCGGCTCCGCAGATCTGAGCGGCGCGACGGGACACCGTGCCGCACACCTCCTTCACGATTATACTGTCATCACAGGTGCTGTCCAGACCCAGCTGCTGCAGGATGGCTCTGACCTGAAGGAGCGCCAGACGATCACTGTGGAGAGAGacaggggtcagaggtcagccaACAGCAGGAGAGACACCGGATACTTCTCAGCTGCTCCCAGGGGCTAAGGTAGGCTTAAACAGTGTATAAACTTAAGTCCTCACATTAgacaccctcctcctcctcctcctcctcctcctcctcctcctcctcctcctcctcctcctctcatacCTGTTAGCCCACTAGATGCTACTCCTCCAAGAACAATGCTGCTTAAGCATGGGCTCTTATGTGCTTACCCTCACGATCTTACTGCTGAGTAAAAGCAGTAAACGTCCTGCGAGGAAGTTCTTTTCATTTGATCAAACAGTCACACATTTTAGCTACGGTCCTCTTATAAAGGAAAATCCACCCATTAGCATTCACAGTTAGTATTTAGTGCGAACAAAGGAATTTTTTGGCAATTTATTGTTTTTTGTAATCTACTATCTACAGAACTATGGTTACGTGTTCTACATTTCCCACATTATCATCACTGCTGCCATCAGAGTTGGAATTCTAAGGATTTCTCACTGTGTGATGTTGGAAAGTAATCCAATTGGCACTGTTCTAGATCACAGCATGCTATGTTCTGCCGTGAAATACttcacttaaaggggacctatcatgcaaaatgcactgttgtacgtcttttatacatgaatatgtgtccccggtgtgtcagggaactcaccaagtgtcagaaaacacaaccctctctcttttccgccatacccaaatctctaaaaacggggctgcaacggatctgatacagatttgaaattctctgacgtcaggaacgaggagctccgcctatatgggcaactctccacctatcaggggaatgtggggttgggccattGCCGcttgaaagcgctggagacgctgtagtacatatgccaggcctgtaagtggcgatgtagtctgccacaaaagcagcgaagaagacttcccgcgcatggttgccatggttgcccttctgtttattctccgctgtggctctttttctccctccccgaggcaagcactttgaatctctccggtagtccaccagcagatgacaaacacccacctctccgaaggaacgagggaaccgcgcggcagagtttcagttagatattTTTCcgcggtcaacatgtccgttaaagtttaaatcttccggacaaaattagaaaagtgccggtcaaaaggtcttctttgttatttattgagctttaaaacaaatgaataacaactcgatataatcatataagaataaaacacggaggacggagcttctcttctgagagcagctgatcagagcacgctcccctctcctgcagggggcgtggtcagctgcagctcatttgcattaaagctacgtcacagaatcagcccctgcaaaaacagggctggaaagagcaaatggagcgaaatgaggctaaaatgcaggatctgtttggtattttgaaaaataaactatatttatatactttatataggtttggccctacaatatattgttcaaatatagcatgataggtcacctTTAAGTTGCATTTAAATCTGATGATAGCAACACACGTGTTTTGCTTATCTGCTGAAATAGGAACATTTTACCACAAAAAGGACAACAAATATAAAAGAATAAGTATAGAGTAGTTGTCTGCCTTAGTAATGCATGTTCGGTGTTTGACTCACCTCTCTATCTGTGACAGGAACTTGGTCTCGAAGATGCCTCGGGTCTTCAACGCCTCGGAGATTTGTCCCCGGAAGAGGAAGCCACGCTTGGTCAGATCGAGCAAAATCTGCCTGACGATTTCTCCGAGGTACATCCCACTGCACATCTTCTCGAATCTGACACAGataacaaagagacacacattaAGATGAGAAAACACATACCTTctattacattttattacatggcttagctgaacactcgattctgattggtcaattcagaacacgtgacacgttgttaatccagaacagacagaccgctgtcaagcacttattgaccgttgttaaggacgctcacatctgcacaaagaagtccgttcgatttaactgcATGCCGTTTGCTTTtctaactgacaagacaagaaaacagcggagaagtaacgggcagaaaccctcctttttacgcagcggtccagacatagacatcaaacggcgacacatattcagtgtgcagttcctttgtcatcagggcagggatatctagatactttccaaggtttgacatcatgaattgtgctacttttaaagcaagcagcgatattttcaaatctgtaatcaaaaagctcctcaaaaacactatcgaagcagttcctgccgttgctacgttagttcaaacggtaacaacggactatttttcttagcggatgcatgtcaatttaaatcaatatactattttttaaatcaataaaatcattttctaaatccataaaacatttcaattaatattgggagtcatgtcgttactttgttgagaatgtaataagcgggataatgtgcagcgacctggtcattatggggaaaagaacaccgacaggctgatcaggagcccgaccttcagcccacctcactatccattagaccagtggttcccaaactttttgtgcccaaggcacaccaaaggacaagtcaaaatctcaaggcacacctattgtgcaaaatagccctgataacacgtgttatcactcatatgtaaaatatctgtaaatgtgcataattatttacaaatgccaaataaaatgtgacaaagacaactatattactcatgaaatatttagtaacgaaatatttcagaaatgaatttgaaacgttatcaaattaggcttcatcaaagcagcaacacactcatttaaaccagacaggtcacaacattaaaaatgagacaaaggaaattcagcacagagaactgtcaatgcaaggaagctgcattgtccatggtcctgaactacaaattataaatgtaacatttcagcagagtcgttactaaaaaaaagtaatatattacatattacatattacttaagtat
This genomic interval carries:
- the LOC117444092 gene encoding hexokinase-1-like, with product MEEAKNIEIVEGNEGRMCVNMEWGAFGDNGCLDDIRTTYDQSVDENSLNEGKQRFEKMCSGMYLGEIVRQILLDLTKRGFLFRGQISEALKTRGIFETKFLSQIESDRLALLQVRAILQQLGLDSTCDDSIIVKEVCGTVSRRAAQICGAGMAAVVDKIRENRSLEHLDITVGVDGTLYKLHPHFSRIFHQTVKDLAPKCDVNFLLSEDGSGKGAALITAVGCRQRELDAQQQ